The genomic region GAAAGAAGAGACATGGTTGGGTCGCAGAGGCTATCAACCTGCAAACTTGAGTCCAATACATCAAAATTCTCCAGTGCTTGCTCCTAGCCATTTTGAGGCATGATCAACCCAGAAAATTCATCCTGCTACTCTTGTTTTCCTCCCCCCTGAGGCTTCAAACATGCAGCAAGCTGAGGCTTCTTTTCCTAGGGAAATCTGGTCTAACAttactgtgtcctggtttcagctgggatagagttaactgtcttcctagtagctggtacagtgctgtgttttgagttcagtatgccaagaatgttgataacacactgatgttttcagttgttgctcagtagtgtttagactaaagtcaaggatttttcagcttctcatgcccagccagggcacaagaagttggcacaggacacaaccagggcgcctgacccaaactggccaacggggtattccataccatgggacgtcacatctagtataggaactgggaaggggggtgggcagggaatcgccactcggggactggcggggtgtcggttggcgggtggtgagcaattgcactgtgcatcatttgtacattccaatcctttcattattgctgttgtcattttattagtgttatcattatcattattagtttcttcttttctgttctattaaaccgttcttatctcaacccacgagttttacttctttttcccgattttctcccccatcccactggatgggggggagtgagtgagcggctgcttggtgcttagttgctggctggggttaaaccacgacatactGCTGCGTTCTTAAGACTACTCAAAATTTAAATCTTGTAGTGTTCGAAAGCAGCAGACAACATTTAAAGTCAGGAAACGCTAGCTGATCTCTGCTGTACCTTAGATACTGCTTCCCCTATAGTGACAAACAGCAAGTTTTTAGTACAGAAACCACCTGTAACAGATGTTACTAATTATTCTAAAAAGACTTTTTTGGCTATTTCTTTACCAGTAGTGCATACATAGTTTCTTGCCGGGAAAAAAGTGATGTCAAAGTGTTacttttaaattaacattaattgtaattaatttttaatttaaaataacgtgttgatttttaatgaacatttttgctttatttttctgctctgtaggGGAAATCTCTGTTTCTCAGCTTTATTTCTTCATGAGGTGGCAGAACAATCCAGCCATTCAAATTTGCTATAAGCAGAAACACAACCCCTCAAAACAGCCAACATCTTTCTAAAGAATATACTATCACTTATATTAATCCAGGTCCTTTTGCACTGGTATACAGGTAGTGTTTTTTGCCTGCACAGTAAGTGTTATCTGTTAATATTATATGAAATAATTCAATTGATGAGGCTTCAGTCACTCAGAAGTGACAGCAACGAACACCATACAATAAAGCGTCAGTGGTTTACTGCTGATGGAAGTGAAAGTAACTAGGTTATTTTGACTTTCTAAAGCTATTGTGCAAAAATGAGACATAGCATAAAATGATCTGAGGCTTAGCTTCATTAATCTGAGCTGTTGCAATACACAAAAAAGAGGCAGCTGGTTTTACTGGTGTTACGTATTTTAAGATGAAGGTGTCCTCTTAAGAACATGAACACATTGAGTTGCAGACTTCCTGGTTTTTTTGGCCAGAGTGACATCAACGTAATAAAGAATGTTTTGAAAGTACTGCCTACaactttgttttcattcatttttatgaacTTGCCAACGCATTGATGACTCGGGCAAAGCTGTCCATCTACAACTACAATGACTCAACATCTTAAGACATAGCCATCTGAAAATCACTGTCATGCAGGATACCAGCTTAGCAGCTGCATGACTTGGAAGTTGTGAATGTGTTTAAATACTTTCATGAACTGGGGTCTTAATAAAATACTACTTGCAGACTGCCATCACGTGAGATGCTGATCTGCAGGGTGGTCAGACAAAGTCAGTGAAGTTCAACACACTAATTTTGTTGTAGGACTAGCCATGGAGCCATCTGGCACAGATCAtgtattcacagaaaaaaaccacaggctGGAAGGGATCCTCTGGAGGCCATCAAAGCAGAGCCAGCTTCAAAGACAGATCAGGTTGTGCCAGGCCTCATCCAGTTAGGCTCCAAAACTATCCAAGGATGAAGACTATATAACCTGTGCTGGTGCTTAACCACTACTCTAGATCATGCCATCCTGAAATGTTATCTACAGGGTTAGTATGGGTACTCTTTTAGTGCTGGCCACTCACTTATAGGGAGGAATGTCAGACAGAAGGggctttggaatttatttttttttctttttacccttgAATTCAATCATCTCTGATGCTGTTTTTTCTAAGTTTGCCAGATGATgtatttttccccactttttttcaGGTTCCTGAAATACAAATGCAACATACTGCAAAACATACAGGTCTCCTCAGGGTGTTTCAAGACTcgcacaagatttttttttttttttcctggtgcttaCCCATTATTATTCATGTAGTAAAGATCGGAAAAATGTCTGAAAGAGACGTGGGGATGAAATCTCAACCTTTTAGTAATTCTGTCTGCTTTATCATTCTCCCAGTAGGAAAAAGTATATAGCTAAAATGTATATTTCTAGTTCCGTTTTCTGTTATATTTGCTGTGGCCAACATTTGACAAAAATTCTGCAACAGCCTTGGGAAAGACAGGATACTTTCTCAAAATTGGGAGATTTGTTGGCAGGTAAGTGGGTTTTAAAAGGCTAAACTTCTTTGACACCTTATTTAAAATTCTCTGAAACGATTCCTCAGGATAAAATGTCACCCAGCTTCCCTAAGTAATAGTTTATCACAAATCATTTTGCTCTTCTTTAAAGCTAAATCAGGTAGCTCTTGTTACGGGCAAGAACAGTCTAAACTGCTGCTTCCTGCAGTTGGAGAATATGAATTAATTAGATGCCTCACTCCATCAACTGCTACAGGGAGAAAAGCTTGACTATGGAGCACGCTCTTGTGTACCAGACATAAACTTGCCTTCCCTGCACACAGCCCATCACTATACTATTGGTACAAACCTCACTTCATGATGACAATGGCTCTTTAGAAATAAACTGTTGGAGACATAGCTCATGAGACTATTTGGGAGAGAAATATGCAAGCCATCTGCAAACAATTTAATGTGTATATACATTTTATTGCAATAAAACTTGCTTGCATTCCCCTCCTGTCAGACACAATGCCTTTGGAAAGGTGCATTTCGAGAGACTTAGTGCCATCAGTGCCGACAGATTATTTTGTATACCAAAACAGTGCAAGAAAATGAGAGGACGGTGCAAAGGGTAAGGCTTCAGCATGAAACATAAACTTCTGCACTTTTCTGCTTGCTCAAATATCTTTTGTATTACTTCCTGAAAACGTGGGAAGGTTCAGGGTCAGGACTGAAAATACAGTGCAGGACATGACGGCCTATACCGGGAAGAAGTGTAATCCGTGACAGCCGCAACACGCCCTCGAGATAAACTCCTCGACGTCTCCAGGGACAAGAGAACATTTTGGGAAGAGCGAATAAACACGGGGGGGGGAGCCTGACCGAAGAAGGGCGTTAATCAGCGCTAACAAACACAGCCCACGAGAGCAGGAGGAGGCACGCCTGAGGGACCCTCGCGGTCTCCAGAGCCAGCTCGcagcgccgctccccgccccgctaACGACTCTGCAGCGGCAGAAGCTGACTGAAAGCTGCAGGTAAAACGGGACTACTCACACCTGGCGGTCATGTCCGCTCTCTTCACCTCCACCTCACACAGGTGCAACGGGGCCGCGCCCGCAGCGGGGGACACACGCCAGCCCCGGCTGCCCCTCGGGGAAGGCGGCGAGCGCCGTGGTCGAGGGGGCGCCGCCGGCTGCTCGGTGAGGCTGGGCGCGGAGATGGCGGGCGCAGGCACCGCGGCGGTGCCCGAGGGACGAACGCGCCCGGCCGTTGGGGGAGCGGCCGTTGGGGGAGTCCCCGCCCCGCGCGCGGCGCCTCAGCGCCCCCCGCAacggccgcccgcccccgcccacacACGGGCGCCGCCGGGGcaccgggaggggaggggaggagcggGGCGAGCCGCTCGGCCGCAGCCGCCTCGCTGCGCGCCGCCGTCGGGCTGCGGGGTGTCAGTAGCCCCCCCGCGCCGGCCGCTTCCGTCAGGCGGCgaccccgggccgggccgggccgggccgcgccgcgccccccccccccccccggaggggtCACCGCTCCGCCCGGGCGGGGAAAGAGGGAAGGCGTGCGCCTTTAAGGGAGGCTCCGCCTCCGCGCTGGCTCCCGCCCCTTGCCGTGCGCCAGGCCAGTACGAGCGGGCGAGAGGGGAAGGCGGGAGAATGCGAACCCCTCGCAGCGCCGCTAGCCGCGCCTTATAAGGGCAGGGCCTCGCGCATGCGCGCAGCCCGGCGGCCAGGGGCGGGGGCTCCGAGTGGGTTTTGCTTCGGCGGCGGCACCGCGGCGGGAAGGGGCGCGGGACCCCGCGGAGGGacggcccgggcccggcccggcccggcgaggcGCTCGCCCCTCACCGGCCCCCGCGGCGCCTCGGCGCGGCCCGCGCAAGCTCGGCCCCCGGCGGGCAGAGGGGCGGCGGTCGGCGGCAggagggagcggagcggagcggggccgccgcggggACCCCGCGCCCGgtgcgggcggcgcggcggcggcggatGTGCTGCTGGCGCGGGGGGATGATGCTGGCGGGGCCGCAGCTGgtggcggggccggcggcgccgggcggggagcgggcccGGCTGCTCTCGCTCTACGTGCAGGACTACCTGGAGTGCGTGGAGTCGCTGCCGCTGGACATTCAGCGCAACGCCTCGCTGCTGCGGGAGATGGACACGCAGTGCCAAGGTGGGCGCCGCCGCGGGACGCGGCCTCCGCCACAGGGCACCGGGCGAGGGgggagggacggacggacggacggggggggggggggggggagaggagggcggccgcccgccGCACATGCGCCCGGCGCGGAGGGGCCGGAGCCGGGGCGGgcccagtgggggggggggagaggggggggggggagtgggccCCCTACCGGGGCCTGCGCGGGGCCGAGTCCGCGGCGGTGCCGGGGCGCCGCGCTCCGCGTctgccggggcgggcggcggccgccggtCTTTCCCGGGGGAGggcgccccgcggcggcggccccgccccgagGGCGGTGGGAGCCGGCGGTTCCTCGCTGCCCGGCGCTAGGCCCCGGCTCCCCGCGGGGGCCCaccctgcttcccccccaccccccccccgcccgccgggcaGCCCCGCTGGCTGAACCGTCGGCCGCGCTGCAGGAGGCGGGGGCACGGGAATCGGGTGTAGGGCTCCCTCTGCCCCGCCGCCGTGCGGGGGTGGGGGTGCCCCGTGCCGGCGGAGCCGTGCCCCCGTCCCACGGTAAATCGGTGCTCTCCGGCCCGGGGCGATGagggccggcggggggcggccaTAAAGTGTTAGGTGCGTTCCCTCGGGTCACGGAGAGGGTCCGTCGAGCGGCGAAGTTACCCTGAACTTCAGCCAAAGAGGCGGCTTCTTCCGAAATGCAGGTTAAATACCGGTTACCGCCGTGCCACCTCGCACGCTCTTGGGCTACGCGGCTGCGGTATCTTTTCCTTCCAATTACTGCCCTGCCGCCTAATCGTGAGACGGGACCCGCTCCTGAAGAGCGTTATTGCTTGAAGTatgccgcaggggccgagcggcgTGGACCCGCGGCCGGAGTGGTCCCGTGGGTAGGAACTAGAGCCGTATCTCCCTCCCCTCCTAATGGGAGGCTTTCTTCAGTATGGGTGGGAGGGGACAGTTAAGGCCTTTCAGACGTTAAACGGGCCACCTCAGAAGACGGCTATTGTAAAAGGATTCTTTCAATTATCTTTCTAATTACCCAGGAAGATACATAAGAACAGGCTTTGGTAAGTTTTCTGGGCTTTTAAAGTCTAAAGGGCAGAGACTTGTCTGCAGCATTTTGAATTCTTAGTCGAGGCTGGGCTGCCTCGCAGGCTCTTTACCTGATCTGTGCTGACTAGCCAACGTTCCACACCTGTCTTGAATAGTTTCAATCTTCTATTTAGGCTGTATCTCCTATATGTATTCCTCCAGCCACTAATACAGTTCTGGGCCAAAGCAGAAGTTTGTTGCTAGTTTTAccactgttttaaaaaacaacaacaaaaaaaaccccaaaccctaaaaaaTGGATACAAATATTTTAGGCCCAAGTCTGAAGATGTAAAAGCAGTGCTATATAATTTCAGCTATATAATTTAAAGGTAGTGATAGTTCACGCAGGAGGGACAAAGCCACTGCTGTGCTTGGAAAACTGAAATCCTTTTAGCTTTTATTAGCTACACCAAACTTAATCAGATTATCTGTAATAAACACTTGGCCTTggattgtgttgggttttttgtggattttttttttttttaacaggggtTTCAGAGCTATTTAGTTGGATGAATGGATGCCTTCTCTCACCTTACGGACCAACAAGGAGTTTGGTGAACTTGCATCTCTGTCAGTCCAAAAGTTACTTCCTCTTTTTAATGGATGGTGATCCATTTAAAGTGTTCAGCATATTTTCACAGGCTGCATCTAGGGAATAATCAATGTAGGGTGAATGTTGTTCTCTGTCACGATGTGAAAAAGCGAACAGTTATTGCTTGTGGGTTCTTCTGGGCAGGGCATTCTCAATATGGGAAATCTGTGTAACTATACCTACACTCTCCCCCACGTCCCCCTAAAAAAAGGCTGGGTGGGAGATAATGTGACTGCAGAATATTGTACTCTGGTTATGCCTTTCTAGTTCAACAGCATACAAAGGACCTTACTCCATGCTTTTCAGGAGCAGagagtaagatttttttatttttttttttttattttactcaccCTGTCAGGGCAACAGGCAAACGATGCAGTTGAAGATGCAGGGAATCAAAGCTTGTGTAGCATTCTTGATAGCTGGAATGGTAGTATTGAGAAAAAATAGGTTAAGTGATTTACTGGACAGGCAGAATAGTGATTTTTATCTTTCCCTAGTAAAAGTCTGGAACAGAACAAAATGCTGTTGGCTTCTGTTGTCATACAGGTTTCAGAATTTATAGTAAAAAGCAGCCGTTCATGCTTAAGGAACTGTTTCAAGatgtcaacaggaaaaaaaaaatcactgtgaacAATGTTGAGATAATATCTATGCCTTCCATTTAGCACAAGCTTGAATCATTTCACAACTGTACAATGCAgacaaatttaaaaatgaaagccagtTTGTGAAACACAGGTCTTTAGTAAGAGATAGATTGTACTGCATATCTTCTTGCTTTAGAAGTAAATAGGTTAGTATCATTCATAAATTCCCTGGCCTGTTCAGATAAAATCCTTAAGTTGTTTCTGAAGGAACCAGTACTGTATCTAACACTGCATCAGGTTTCACTGTCAGTGCTACTAATCTACTTCCTTCCACATTAGcaatttctctgtcttttatgTATAGATCTAGCGTAACTTTTGGtctggaaaatattattttgaaatccAGCAATACAGAACAATAGAGTACAGACTGGCTTGTAAGGCATTTGTTAATCTCATATTTGGGTTCATTAAACTTGCTTCGAAGTACTAAATTTTATGAAGGATTCACAGCACCTCAGCCAGTTATTTTGCATGACTTGCAAGAAGAAAAGCTTAGAAGTCAAACTGTGAGCCACTCATTACTAGTTGCTTAAAAATATCTTGTGATGCACTAAACAGTAGGTCACCTATTCTGAAAAGTTCAGCCTTGATTAAAAATGCAACTTTTGCTGGAATTTGTTTTGGTAATAGGAAAAGCATTTTGAGTGGTTTAAGTTGATTTAAATCCTGATTGTAAATATGATATTGTGTGACTTCAGTTGTCATATTCTTTTTATAACTATGTCTACCTGAAAGTGTAATACCAAACCTTTAGATGAATAAGAAGGGGAAGGCACAGGACCTGGATATCCTGATTCCAGACTGTTATATATCATGATATTATAATGATTATATGAATTCTAAGTTTCTTCCTGTGATACAATAAGCTATTGCTTTGGTTAGTAGACTAGGGTTTTGGAACTACTGGTAAGGACTCTTAACAGAAATTCCTGCTTTTTCAGATGAAGGCAGGATCTGGACTATCCACACTCCAGCAGTTGTGGTCCCCTTTCTTGGGttatcctttctttttccaaTGGCTAAAATAagcttgtttttttcttagaatttgaGAATTTTTTCTTGCAACAGATTGTGATCTTAAACATTGATTTGATGACCACGTGCAACATGAATAAAATATCCGATCTAGCCCACTAGGGAATACTATAATTAAAATTTGTACTATTTCTCATCAGTTAGAAATACATGTCTGTATTTTCTTGAGCATGTTTCATCTTGCGTAATTATTcttattatctttattttatagAAGCGCTAAAAGAAATAGATGATGTCTATGAAAAATACAAGTCTGAAAATGATCCTGTTCAGAAGAAACGcttgcagcagcatcttcagcGTGCATTAATCAACAGCCAAGAACTTGGAGATGAAAAAATTCAAATAGTTACTCAGATGCTAGAACTGGTAGAGAATAGAGCCCGGCAAATGGAAACACACTCTCAGTGTTTTCAAGATCTGTCTGAGAATGAAAAGCCTCTAGAAAAGGCAAAGATGGAGTCCTGCCAGCCAGAGAGATCTTCACGTAGACCTCGTCGCCAGCGAACCAGTGAAAGCCGTGATCTGTGCCATATAGCAAATGGTATTGATGACTGCGATGATCAACCACCTAAAGAAAAAAGATCTAAatcttccaagaagaaaaaacGCTCCAAAGCCAAACAAGAGAGAGAGGTTTCACCTGTAGAATTTGCAATTGATCCCAATGAACCAACTTACTGCTTATGCAACCAAGTGTCTTACGGCGAAATGATAGGATGTGATAATGAACAGTGTCCTATCGAGTGGTTCCACTTTTCGTGTGTTGGACTCACCTACAAACCAAAGGGGAAATGGTATTGCCCCAAGTGCAGAGGAGACAATGAGAAAACGATGGACAAATGTACTGACAAATCAAAAAAGGATAGAAGATCGAGGTAGTGAAAGCAATTCATGTTTTAAAGAGTTGCtccttttatattaaaatgtttaatttccaGAGAACGCTGTTTTAGGAAATGCATAAGACTAT from Accipiter gentilis chromosome 3, bAccGen1.1, whole genome shotgun sequence harbors:
- the ING2 gene encoding inhibitor of growth protein 2 isoform X3, whose amino-acid sequence is MCCWRGGMMLAGPQLVAGPAAPGGERARLLSLYVQDYLECVESLPLDIQRNASLLREMDTQCQEALKEIDDVYEKYKSENDPVQKKRLQQHLQRALINSQELGDEKIQIVTQMLELVENRARQMETHSQCFQDLSENEKPLEKAKMESCQPERSSRRPRRQRTSESRDLCHIANGIDDCDDQPPKEKRSKSSKKKKRSKAKQEREVSPVEFAIDPNEPTYCLCNQVSYGEMIGCDNEQCPIEWFHFSCVGLTYKPKGKWYCPKCRGDNEKTMDKCTDKSKKDRRSR
- the ING2 gene encoding inhibitor of growth protein 2 isoform X2, with translation MCCWRGGMMLAGPQLVAGPAAPGGERARLLSLYVQDYLECVESLPLDIQRNASLLREMDTQCQEALKEIDDVYEKYKSENDPVQKKRLQQHLQRALINSQELGDEKIQIVTQMLELVENRARQMETHSQCFQDLSENEKPLEKAKMESCQPERSSRRPRRQRTSESRDLCHIANGIDDCDDQPPKEKRSKSSKKKKRSKAKQEREVSPVEFAIDPNEPTYCLCNQVSYGEMIGCDNEQCPIEWFHFSCVGLTYKPKGKWYCPKCRGDNEKTMDKCTDKSKKDRRSRRSMVIAEDACKMLV
- the ING2 gene encoding inhibitor of growth protein 2 isoform X1, which encodes MCCWRGGMMLAGPQLVAGPAAPGGERARLLSLYVQDYLECVESLPLDIQRNASLLREMDTQCQEALKEIDDVYEKYKSENDPVQKKRLQQHLQRALINSQELGDEKIQIVTQMLELVENRARQMETHSQCFQDLSENEKPLEKAKMESCQPERSSRRPRRQRTSESRDLCHIANGIDDCDDQPPKEKRSKSSKKKKRSKAKQEREVSPVEFAIDPNEPTYCLCNQVSYGEMIGCDNEQCPIEWFHFSCVGLTYKPKGKWYCPKCRGDNEKTMDKCTDKSKKDRRSRAILNSTSEDIPPHSQSTARSGKLTEYVFVLMPVQQLDLLAVGSVLNALADEALQATRLVFL